The sequence GCTGTAGTCTactccccccccctcctcctcctcctcctcagcaaGCATGTTCAGGTCGAGGCCGCCGTCCCCTGTTCTACGACGCTTCGGTTTGTTCTGCAGCGCTGTCTCTGGCTTCCTTTTGGGATCTCCGTTGGTTGATCTCTCTTCAGCCTGCAACTTCATCTCGATCACATCGTCGCAACCCTCGTCGATATCTTCAGCGTTAGCCGAGCTCGATGTGGTCATAATGAACATTGCATCGGCCAGACACACTTCTTTTCCGGATGAGCTCTCAAAAGCTCCCACCTTTAGAACATCTGCCAGAGATCTCATGAAGTTGCCATCGGCTCGATCTATATCCTCCATGAAAACCACAGACTTGGAACCCTTTTCCAAGGCATCATCGAGGATCTCTCGACATGAGCAGGTCTTGCCTGCCCATTTCCTCATGTTGATGTGCGTTAGCCTTGATTCGGATCCACCAAAATGCTCCGACAGCACTCGTGCCAATCTCCTCTTAGCAATGCGATCGCTACCCTGAAGCAGTACACAAAGTCCCTTGTTTTCGCATGATCTGCCATCATTCACTGCTTCCACGATCGAAGGAATGATCTCCGAGTGCCAGGGCATGTTCTCGTGCAATTTATGGGTTAGTTCTCGTCGATCTGCCACCACTTCTTTCTGCTCCATGGATGTCGCGGAATCCGAGGCAAGAGCGCTACCCAAGGACAGAGTGATCTGGTTTCCTGGCTTTCTCAGGGAATTCAAGCTGGTTTCAGAAACCCTCTGCTTTGTTTCATCTGCTTCCTGCCACTTTCCCATTCCATTTCCCAGATTGACTGTGTTGAATGGGAATCCACTATCAAGTCTAGGAGTAGCCTCAGAGAAAGACAGGGAATGTGGTTGTATCAAGATtctgctgttgttgttgctgttagACCACCATGGATATGATGAAGAAGAGGTGGTGTTCTTGACAGTGGAAGACTGATTCAGGAATGAGGGGAACAGATGAGTTTgactatgtcttgtgtgatggagGCTTTGGCATAGGCTGTTCCATTTCCTCTTCAACTGCAGCAAGGCATCCTGAAGACAGTGTGGGCATTAATTACCATCTCTTTTGCAACAACAAGTAGTCTTCTGCTGAAGCAGAAGAAGTAATCTTTACCTTGTGGAGCCAAAATGACAACTGTGTTGAGCCACAGTTGGTGTCTTTGGCTTCCTTCTCAAAATTAGAAGTGCATTCAGCACAGCACATGAGCTTCTCATCATCCATGATGTTAAGAACCTTGGAACCAAGCAGTTGAAATGGATGATCAAAGAGCTTTGTCAATCTTGAGTCAAGGCCACTGTAGAACAGAGAGAAAACACCATTAGAGCTGAAGGATTTGAACACCATTTCAATTCTTCTTACAGTCTTTTGTGCATTGTGATGTGAGCTCTTAGATTTGACCAAAAGATGATAGTCACATGCAAGATTTGCTGCATTCTATTTGGACTAAGTTGTTGAGGAGACAGAACTAGAAGGCTAAGATATCATTGACAAGACAATGGAAGTCAAGCAACATCATGGATTGGGCAATGCTAAGGGTTGGTGATCTCACCTGGGAGCTTGGAGGCTCAGCGCGAGCCCACCTGAGGGAACCACCACGGCTTGAAGGTTCCATTGGGTCTCAAGCCTCATCTGGCACTTCATGTATGTCTGATAGCTTGCAGTGGCCAGTAGCCACACCTTTCTGTTCACAGTCGCACCACCATTGCTGATGCTGCTGCTCCTGCACTCAGATAGCAACCTTCCCAACTCTGCCACCATGTGTTCGACTGGCATAAACCCACGTCCATCTTTGGTCTCCTCATCGACTGCCCATCTCAGATCCCCTGCGTAGATGATGACACCAAATCCACCTACTCTATCTGATGCTGAGGAACTAATCTTTCTCCTGAGATCAGAAACCTTCAGGTCCACATCACTTCTACTCATGAGCCTAAGATGAACATAGGAGAGCTGAAGCTTGATGAGATGCGCCGCCTTGAGCTCGTCAGGGACATCACCTCTCTCGACCTTTGCCATGAGCTCAGCTACAATCCCCTCTGTCATGGAAATGGAGTCTCCCACCACCACAGCGTTGGTCCTCCTCCCTTGTTTCCGGAGCATCACCTCCAAGACTGCGCTTAGGTCCTCCTTATGGGAGGAGGGCGCCGGGAATGGTGCGCTTTGCTGAGAACACAGCTTAAACAGCGGGCTCTGCCAGAAGCTGCTcccat comes from Musa acuminata AAA Group cultivar baxijiao chromosome BXJ3-3, Cavendish_Baxijiao_AAA, whole genome shotgun sequence and encodes:
- the LOC135633551 gene encoding protein SMAX1-LIKE 4-like, whose protein sequence is MRTGACTLQQALTAEAASVLKHSLSLARQRGHAQVTPLHVAATLLSYSSSASNLLRRACLKSQPHHPASHPLRCRALELCFNVALNRLPTTPPPSSGPLLTSQPSLSNALIAALKRAQAHQRRGCIELQQQQLQQQQQQQQPVLGIKVELEQLIISILDDPSVSRVMREAGFSSTCVKNNLEEESSVLLGQSSPFLLESHKDIINHGSSFWQSPLFKLCSQQSAPFPAPSSHKEDLSAVLEVMLRKQGRRTNAVVVGDSISMTEGIVAELMAKVERGDVPDELKAAHLIKLQLSYVHLRLMSRSDVDLKVSDLRRKISSSASDRVGGFGVIIYAGDLRWAVDEETKDGRGFMPVEHMVAELGRLLSECRSSSISNGGATVNRKVWLLATASYQTYMKCQMRLETQWNLQAVVVPSGGLALSLQAPSGLDSRLTKLFDHPFQLLGSKVLNIMDDEKLMCCAECTSNFEKEAKDTNCGSTQLSFWLHKDALLQLKRKWNSLCQSLHHTRHSQTHLFPSFLNQSSTVKNTTSSSSYPWWSNSNNNSRILIQPHSLSFSEATPRLDSGFPFNTVNLGNGMGKWQEADETKQRVSETSLNSLRKPGNQITLSLGSALASDSATSMEQKEVVADRRELTHKLHENMPWHSEIIPSIVEAVNDGRSCENKGLCVLLQGSDRIAKRRLARVLSEHFGGSESRLTHINMRKWAGKTCSCREILDDALEKGSKSVVFMEDIDRADGNFMRSLADVLKVGAFESSSGKEVCLADAMFIMTTSSSANAEDIDEGCDDVIEMKLQAEERSTNGDPKRKPETALQNKPKRRRTGDGGLDLNMLAEEEEEEGGGVDYSDGKEDDAVPSDLTNEEDCGNDLRLPPELLELITARFTLDADPESSSSLVLHNLISKLRRAFDEVGSRGQLLVDETAEEELAAAAGSFSESCFERWVTEVFGTCVQQTAAKGGNVRMSAEGRKGNVGEFGFMGSVLPKRIDAVKL